The DNA region GCAAAAAGCCGATTTTGATCTTCGTCTTCGTTCCAGACCGAATTGAAAGACAAAATAAAGTTCGCTACTCTGTATGGACTAAAATCAAAAACCGGTTTGAGGATTTCAATACCATTATCTTCGGCGTCAATTGATTGAACTAGATTTTTGTCAATTTCTTTGGCAACAGAAGCATTGCCGCAAATTTTCGGACCATATTTTTTCCAAACCAATCCGAAAGAAGCAAATGGTATACCATTTGATCTCTGGCCAGCACCAGTTGCTTGATGGTGGTCGAAGTTCCTCCGGCCGTCATATTTCATACCCACGTCAACCAAGATGTCCCCTTCTTTCATCAAATCTTCATCTCTAGTTCTAACAATTCTTATTTGACCTTTGAAGAAAATCTTCAAAACAGCCACAGCGAAAACATCGTCAGCGTGAAAAGAACCGTTGTGAGTAATTACTATTTTTTTTTTGTTTTTTGATTCTCTCGCCATTTTAAAAACCGGAAACGTCCATAAGAACAAAATAAATCTACTCCTTATTGGGGCTTTTCCTCCCCTGCGCCGTTCTTATTCCTTGAGACTCTTCGGAAAACAAAGACAGCAATTACAAACACAACAACAAACAGACCGAATATTTCTATCCCACTTATCAAAGATGCATATTTATGATAGAAAGCATTAGCTTGCCAGCCCAATGGAGCTAACACCAACACCTTAACAAAAGTACCAAGAAAAGTAAAAAACAAGTAAGAATAAATGTTAAACCTAATTAAGCCGCAGGTAAGAGATATTGAGAATGTCGGCACAATCGGAAAAACACGGAGACCAAAAAGAACGGATTCATCCCAAAAACTATTCTCAAATTTTTTCTCAAGCTTTTCAACGTTCTTCCAAGATAAATTAAAAAAACCGCCCCATTTATCCAAAATTGGCTTACCTAAAAAAAACCCAAGATAATAAATAAAAAGTGAGCCGATCGTAACCCCCAAAGCCGCCGGAACTGCTAAAGTAAAAATAAGTTTTTGAAAAAAAATTACTGAAATATTTTCTGGTAGAAAAAGAAAACCGGAAGAAAAAACTACAACCGGAGTTGAGATCGGCGGAATAATCTGGGCAAAAAAGGTTGCCATAAAAACCCCAAGACCACCGAGCGGTAAAAAAATATTTTGAACTAAATTTATGGCAGACTCTAAAAATCCCGATATCATTTTAATATTTCCATACTCTTGTCTATTATGTTTTCTTCATCAGCAAAGATAAACTTACCCCTGAATTTCCGACCGGCAAAAAACAAAGGCAACCAATAAACGTCGTCCGGCCACATTTGTCGAAACGGTATTTCGTCTAGAAAAAACCACTTCGGCTTCATCTCTTCAGTCTCCCTCTCTTCTCCGGAAAATTCAAATACCTTAAAAACACTAACCTTCGATTTCTCCCCAGTATTTTTGAATTCAAAAAACAACTCTCCAACCTCTTCTATCTTTAAAGGTTCAATTCCAACCTCTTCTAAAAGCTCCCTTTTAACTGATTCTTCAATTGATTCTCCATCTTCCACCTTACCGCCAAAACCATTCCAACGACCAGCTCCAAATCCTCTTTTCTTATAACCCAAAAGAACCCGCGGATGCTGATAAACTACAGCGAGAGTCAGAATCTTTTCTCCTGGTTTTGACATCAAAATATTTTACCACCCTTTTCAAAATTTAAGTGGAGTAATTATAAATTTAACTGCCGTGACACTTTTTATATTTTTTACCACTCCCACACGGACAGGGGTCATTCCTACCAACTTTTTCGTCTGTCGATTTTTTTCCGGTTTTTTTTGAACTTGAGTCAACAGAAGAAGATTCCGGCCCAGACAATATTAATTTACTAGGAGATGGTTTCGGAGAAGTGGTCGTCTGCGTGTTAACTGATGAAATCGCGGAAAAAACTTGTTCTTTCAAAGTTCTTTCCATTTCTTTAAACATCCTCAGACCTTCTTTTTTATACTCAACTAAAGGATCTCTTTGCCCATAAGCGCGCAGATTAACACTCGACCGTAAATAATCCATTGCCTCCAAATGATCAACCCAAAGAAAATCAATACCTTGCAAGACTAGAGATCGAACCGATAGGAAAAAAGCTTCTTCGCCGAGTTCCTGCTTTTTCTTAGCTGAAACATCACCAACTTCCGGGGCAACTTCCGCAACACTACCTAGAAATTCATCTATAAATTGCCTGTCTCCGGAGAGAATTTTTCGGCGTCTGTCATAGACGATTTTTCTCTGAAAATTTAAAACGTCGTCATATTCCAAGACATGTTTTCTGGCATCAAAATTAAATCCTTCTATTTTGGTTTGAGCCGTCTCAAGAGATCTTGTTATAAGGCGATTTTCAATCGGCTCATCTTCAGCAATTCCCATTCTACCCATCAGTTTCTTGACTGTATCTTTGGCAAAGACCCTCATCAATGAATCCTCAAGAGAAACAAAAAACTGTGTTTCTCCAGGATCTCCTTGTCTTCCGGAACGTCCTCGAAGTTGATTATCAATTCTTCTGGCTTCGTGACGTTCAGTGCCAAGCACAAAAAGCCCACCAAGATTTTTGATTTCCTCGGAATTTTCTGGGGTTCCCGGGTTACCGCCTAATTTAATATCGACCCCACGACCAGCCATGTTGGTCGCAATCGTTACTCCACCACGCCGACCGGCCTGGGCGATAATTTCACCTTCGCGCTCATGATTCTTAGCGTTTAGAATCTCGTGTGGCACACCGGACGTCCTCAAATATTCGGAAATCATTTCATTTTTCTCTATAGAAATGGTACCGATCAAAACCGGCTGACCTTTCTGATGAAGTTCTTTAACTTTTCTAGCAATAGCTTGAAGCTTTCCTTTCTCTGTCTGGAAAATTAAATCGTTTCGGTCAATCCTTTTCGATGGTCTGTTGGTCGGAATAGCAATCGTA from Candidatus Paceibacterota bacterium includes:
- a CDS encoding 8-oxo-dGTP diphosphatase, with protein sequence MSKPGEKILTLAVVYQHPRVLLGYKKRGFGAGRWNGFGGKVEDGESIEESVKRELLEEVGIEPLKIEEVGELFFEFKNTGEKSKVSVFKVFEFSGEERETEEMKPKWFFLDEIPFRQMWPDDVYWLPLFFAGRKFRGKFIFADEENIIDKSMEILK
- a CDS encoding MYG1 family protein, encoding MARESKNKKKIVITHNGSFHADDVFAVAVLKIFFKGQIRIVRTRDEDLMKEGDILVDVGMKYDGRRNFDHHQATGAGQRSNGIPFASFGLVWKKYGPKICGNASVAKEIDKNLVQSIDAEDNGIEILKPVFDFSPYRVANFILSFNSVWNEDEDQNRLFAEAVRVAEKILLREIKKTKSVLIAKKIVLRTYKNSKNKEIIIFDKYYPWKDFLFDFKKPKFVIFPSSDGRWNISTVKKNRFGFESRVTFPQSWGGLKGEDLEVASGVKGASFCHKKLFLVVAESKESAVELAKKALKSKK
- a CDS encoding VTT domain-containing protein; translated protein: MISGFLESAINLVQNIFLPLGGLGVFMATFFAQIIPPISTPVVVFSSGFLFLPENISVIFFQKLIFTLAVPAALGVTIGSLFIYYLGFFLGKPILDKWGGFFNLSWKNVEKLEKKFENSFWDESVLFGLRVFPIVPTFSISLTCGLIRFNIYSYLFFTFLGTFVKVLVLAPLGWQANAFYHKYASLISGIEIFGLFVVVFVIAVFVFRRVSRNKNGAGEEKPQ